A genomic region of Oncorhynchus mykiss isolate Arlee chromosome 2, USDA_OmykA_1.1, whole genome shotgun sequence contains the following coding sequences:
- the LOC118936777 gene encoding uncharacterized protein LOC118936777, whose amino-acid sequence MLPISKDTNEDSTQGSVSCTSLLSKVNVICLPQSPDSRSSPISIDEPVTAVQTYCSSSYLSSEEQAHSTSNQVSTENLQAARPRSATPQFATSQSARPQSDIQCTAADVHEPPSAVVGYTPHLASPGLICHFSHGHVIPFKQTLASFSSPITSFPSSQGSSTRSSIVSTALKLSAADMPPKQWSARSTSSSSGSIKLFDRMSDIPCSLAVSSISTVPGPDSSSSPVRENQSINQEVSSICLSQDRNGQGGSVTPPAPLDVSLPSIIERAGGLVCSVISQALAIVEARSSVNGEEGSPSPTTVSHSPTRVFVSHLRSNPLGEDLVDSTLADVISVLKMEGILSSSPTLEEELLDLSSSCSSSSSETLQCVSVGPLGSGSETSFKLLGGRTLSIAIPTAHVTTEDLEVYSDEIIDEILIIMRSKKDDDSGSDVSGASTPCNTPAPQSRSSSALRGVLPHDRRILSTTLLGIQNTLDSENLSGECSTSPQDNARVLEMIKLLQRRLEGTTSESSIHITDVASPLGFPLPVSLYAVQSCVFATDKDLKVERVKGVFESLRSQFMSYSIKPVSNIITRATTKMAASNQLSSETLQAASAKSSAVAQNLISSVLFKVATVSCSDDLEGLGDHIRCPSTLTRVLTPLTSEKATLTPAVLKIRRGMSKEVATELQSFLIKESLTATQTPSNGHVCTSGSAPREAVRDILRKTKEEASNKSLNNIFSVNLDERLTDSIADALYPKLYDRLESKRELQASYYSSQISCSLSPFKVESSLELQEFTDPLSESVLCLLDRTFGDKAQNLKTGEDVLQYVTDPTYNKLLIGSHTNDVNVVVHTIAVEELPVDGCIAQSEAIHGLHKKQELPPSTSGRGNETPSPTNCLLEGVVGKLVRKMLFQGLDIPEEPMNYSRSENFKLQYELVAKLCPLMVRTIMATTIANQQPTIQEAVMSSENIHVKELCEACIKPLKENHVPDDSETNNMVRGALSEIESCIIETSDKDSPSLHSTPEVVVDLITKLLHGYELNSEDFASPVSSPTTTLSDVAMDMVVSVLRDMSDSPDVTSALEMTKDLKTPYSRPSSARIVSALCRELEERMGSPDALRRALSRGSGEMTTAIASAVTREVNRLGSIVPKVSVRPLSSDICLRTDQDKVMVKSRCGSAEVKASQPVYIIVHVEAVMDIIVRLRSLIVPRTQDKLASWTLVEDVTNKLSSALWVRVTNRWREANVCLKATDIFQLVLSVHRKLMQRYGTEEALQKILCHKAPKLHKDIVCLVTNGIMDAPSKLQSTKNLESTLNLKELTALFNEMTTRQSLNKKAEQSSIKIEIEQPEWSTVEQVTSGSTSFIRELILEEVLMKLVKKICRMPKRTNKRQRIQISDLVTELIRLFDEEVAKYLIEEMESQQKSFNSKMTSKLADAIYTDLGKVKRLKRSLKIDDLFEDQEMLSIVSVIVSHKLLAILKPSVSNPYDRETSDLEDSCSNDLEDAESEGVHYATGRKSNMSIVLTDTTIQPEMYIAVDSPPMIKLSKMRKGIRDFFWGVQKAWKRLVTCKSSGSSDG is encoded by the exons ATGCTCCCCATCAGCAAAGACACCAACGAAGATTCAACCCAGGGCTCTGTCAGCTGTACCTCCCTACTCTCCAAAGTCAATGTGATCTGTCTCCCTCAGAGTCCTGACAGTAGGTCCTCCCCAATCTCCATTGACGAACCAGTCACTGCTGTCCAGACCTATTGTAGCAGCAGTTATCTGTCCAGTGAGGAACAAGCTCACTCAACCTCCAATCAGGTCTCTACTGAGAACCTCCAGGCTGCTAGGCCACGTTCCGCTACGCCACAATTTGCTACGTCACAGTCTGCCAGGCCACAGTCTGACATACAATGTACTGCCGCTGATGTCCATGAACCCCCATCTGCTGTAGTGGGCTACACACCACATTTAGCTAGCCCAGGTTTGATATGTCATTTTAGTCATGGACATGTCATCCCCTTCAAACAGACCTTGGCCAGTTTCTCCTCCCCCATCACCAGCTTCCCTTCCAGCCAGGGCTCATCTACCAGAAGCTCCATAGTGTCTACCGCTTTGAAACTCTCAGCCGCTGATATGCCTCCCAAGCAGTGGTCAGCCAGGagcacctcttcctcctcgggcTCCATCAAGCTTTTTGACCGAATGAGTGATATTCCTTGTTCCTTGGCTGTGAGCTCTATTTCAACTGTTCCTGGACCTGACTCTAGCAGCAGCCCTGTGCGGGAGAATCAATCCATCAATCAAGAGGTCTCGTCGATCTGCCTCAGCCAAGATAGAAATGGCCAAGGAGGGAGTGTGACACCTCCAGCCCCTTTGGATGTTTCCCTCCCCTCCATTATTGAGCGGGCTGGCGGACTTGTATGTTCCGTCATCTCCCAGGCTTTAGCAATTGTGGAGGCGCGGTCAAGTGTGAATGGTGAGGAGGGCTCTCCATCTCCCACCACAGTCTCCCATTCTCCTACAAGGGTGTTTGTCAGCCACTTAAGGAGTAACCCACTAGGTGAGGACCTTGTAGATTCAACACTTGCGGATGTTATCTCTGTCCTGAAAATGGAGGGAATTCTTTCCTCCTCTCCGACTTTGGAGGAGGAGCTGCTTGATCTCTCCTCCAGTTGTTCTTCGTCATCCAGCGAAACACTGCAATGTGTGTCTGTTGGCCCTCTTGGCAGTGGGTCGGAGACGTCCTTCAAACTTCTTGGGGGTCGTACTCTGAGTATCGCCATCCCAACGGCCCATGTTACCACAGAGGACTTAGAAGTCTACAGTGATGAGATCATTGACGAAATCCTTATTATAATGAGGAGCAAAAAAGATGATGACAGTGGAAGTGACGTCTCTGGTGCATCAACACCATGCAACACACCAGCACCACAGAGCCGGTCCTCTTCTGCACTGAGGGGAGTGCTTCCCCATGACAGAAGGATACTCAGCACAACACTGCTTGGAATCCAGAACACACTAGATAGTGAGAACCTCTCAGGAGAGTGTTCCACCTCACCACAGGACAATGCCAGAGTCCTGGAGATGATAAAGTTGCTGCAGAGGCGCCTTGAGGGTACAACCTCAGAGTCCTCCATCCATATCACAGATGTGGCTTCACCCTTGGGCTttcctctccctgtatctctctatgCTGTTCAGTCGTGTGTATTTGCCACTGACAAAGACCTGAAGGTGGAAAGAGTGAAGGGAGTCTTTGAAAGCCTGAGATCCCAGTTTATGAGCTACTCCATCAAGCCTGTGAGTAACATCATTACCAGGGCAACAACAAAGATGGCTGCCTCCAATCAGCTTAGTTCAGAGACCCTCCAGGCAGCATCAGCAAAATCATCTGCTGTGGCTCAGAACCTTATTAGTTCGGTTTTATTTAAAGTTGCCACGGTGTCCTGCTCTGATGACTTAGAGGGTCTGGGTGATCATATCAGATGCCCCTCAACTTTGACCAGAGTTCTGACACCTTTGACCTCGGAGAAAGCTACACTGACACCTGCTGTTCTGAAGATCAGAAGGGGGATGTCTAAGGAAGTGGCCACCGAACTCCAGAGTTTCTTGATCAAGGAATCCCTTACTGCCACCCAGACACCATCCAATGGACATGTTTGCACTTCTGGTTCTGCCCCAAGGGAAGCTGTGCGGGACATCCTGAGGAAAACCAAAGAGGAGGCTTCCAACAAAAGCCTGAATAATATTTTCTCTGTTAATTTGGATGAGCGGCTCACAGACTCTATTGCAGATGCCTTATATCCAAAGCTTTATGACCGATTGGAGTCCAAAAGAGAGCTGCAGGCTTCTTATTACAGCTCCCAGATCAGCTGTAGCCTCAGCCCCTTCAAAGTTGAGAGCAGCCTAGAGCTCCAGGAGTTCACTGACCCACTATCTGAGTCAGTATTGTGTCTCCTGGATAGGACATTTGGAGATAAAGCTCAGAACTTAAAGACAGGCGAGGATGTTTTACAATATGTCACAGACCCAACCTATAATAAGCTTTTGATTGGATCCCACACCAACGACGTCAATGTGGTTGTGCACACGATTGCAGTGGAGGAGTTGCCTGTTGATGGTTGTATTGCGCAAAGTGAGGCCATTCATGGCCTTCACAAGAAGCAAGAGTTACCTCCCAGCACCAGTGGCAGAGGGAATGAGACCCCGAGCCCTACTAATTGCCTACTGGAGGGTGTAGTGGGCAAACTGGTACGGAAGATGCTATTTCAGGGCCTTGACATCCCTGAGGAACCCATGAACTACAGCCGCTCTGAGAACTTTAAGCTACAGTATGAACTGGTGGCAAAGCTTTGTCCTCTGATGGTAAGGACAATCATGGCTACAACCATAGCCAATCAACAACCTACTATTCAAGAAGCAGTGATGTCTTCCGAGAACATCCATGTGAAAGAGCTGTGTGAGGCATGTATCAAACCTCTCAAAGAGAACCATGTACCCGATGACTCTGAGACCAACAACATGGTCAGAGGGGCTTTGAGTGAAATTGAATCCTGTATAATTGAGACCTCCGACAAGGACTCTCCCAGTCTACATTCCACACCAGAGGTGGTTGTAGACCTGATCACCAAGCTGCTTCATGGGTATGAGCTTAACTCAGAGGACTTTGCATCACCTGTGTCATCCCCAACCACCACTCTCTCTGATGTGGCAATGGACATGGTGGTTTCTGTCCTTCGGGACATGTCCGATTCCCCAGACGTTACCTCAGCATTGGAAATGACCAAGGATCTCAAGACGCCGTACTCCCGCCCCTCAAGTGCAAGGATAGTAAGTGCCCTCTGCAGAGAGCTGGAGGAGCGCATGGGCTCTCCTGATGCTCTGAGGCGAGCTTTGAGCCGCGGCAGCGGGGAGATGACAACAGCCATTGCTAGTGCAGTCACCAGGGAAGTCAACCGTCTGGGTTCAATCGTACCCAAAGTCTCTGTCAGGCCGCTCTCCTCAGACATCTGCCtaaggacagaccaggacaaggtCATGGTTAAGAGCCGATGTGGCTCTGCTGAGGTGAAGGCATCCCAACCGGTGTATATTATTGTTCATGTAGAGGCGGTGATGGATATCATTGTCCGGCTGCGGTCTCTGATTGTTCCTCGGACCCAGGATAAACTGGCCAGCTGGACCCTAGTTGAGGATGTGACCAACAAGCTGTCCAGTGCTCTGTGGGTGAGGGTCACTAACAGGTGGAGGGAAGCAAATGTCTGCCTGAAGGCAACAGACATCTTTCAGTTGGTGCTGTCTGTGCATAGAAAGTTGATGCAACGCTATGGCACAGAGGAAGCCCTACAGAAGATACTGTGCCACAAGGCACCCAAGCTGCACAAGGACATTGTCTGTCTTGTCACGAACGGAATTATGGATGCACCATCCAAACTTCAAAGCACCAAAAATCTGGAATCTACACTCAACTTGAAAGAATTGACAGCCTTGTTTAATGAAATGACAACCCGTCAATCTTTGAATAAGAAAGCTGAGCAGAGCAGCATCAAGATTGAGATTGAACAGCCGGAGTGGTCCACTGTGGAACAAGTGACATCCGGTTCCACCAGCTTCATTAGGGAGCTTATATTAGAAGAAGTCCTGATGAAGCTTGTCAAGAAGATATGCCGTATGCCAAAAAGGACCAACAAGCGTCAGCGCATCCAGATCAGTGATCTGGTGACTGAGCTGATCCGATTGTTCGACGAGGAGGTGGCCAAATATCTGATTGAGGAAATGGAAAGCCAGCAAAAAAGTTTCAATTCTAAGATGACATCGAAGCTGGCAGATGCCATCTACACTGACCTTGGGAAGGTCAAGCGTTTGAAACGCTCCTTGAAAATTGACGATTTATTTGAGGATCAGGAGATGCtttccattgtctctgtcattGTTTCCCACAAGCTACTGGCCATCTTGAAACCCTCAGTTTCCAACCCATATGACCGTGAGACCTCAGACCTTGAAGACTCATGCAGTAATGATTTGGAGGATGCGGAATCTGAGGGGGTGCATTATGCCACCGGCAGAAAG TCCAACATGAGCATCGTCCTTACAGACACTACAATCCAGCCAGAGATGTACATTGCTGTGGATTCTCCACCTATGA TTAAATTATCCAAGATGAGGAAAGGCATCCGGGACTTCTTCTGGGGAGTCCAGAAGGCCTGGAAACGCTTGGTCACCTGCAAGTCCTCTGGGTCCTCTGATGGGTAG